The DNA sequence TAATAGACGTCAAAACTAAAAGTGGGCAAATTAGATTAACGTTCAAAATTCCCACACGCGGACTTTTGGGATATCGCAGTGAATTTGTTATTGATACAAAAGGAACGGGAATTTTATGCACTCATTTTTTGGGTTTTTGTGTTTATGTCGGAGATATTACCAGAAAAGAAATTGGCTCAATGATATCAATGATTACAGGGAAAGCAGCGGGGTTCGCTTTGTGGAACCTACAAGAGCGTGGAGTAATATATATTGGACACGGTGAAGATGTTTACGAGGGAATGATTGTTGGTAATACGCCAACTGGCCATGATATGGAAGTTAATCCAGCCAAAGAAAAACAATTAACAAATATGCGCGCTTCTGGTTCGGACGAGGCAATTTGTTTAATTCCGCCATGGGAAATAACACTTGAAAGGGGATTGAGTATTATTAATGATGATGAATATATGGAAGTAACTCCAAAAAGTATTCGCTTGCGAAAACAGCTTTTAACGGAAAACGAGAGAAAGAAAGCAAAAAGATAAAAAATTTGCTAAAATTAAGATATGGCTATTGACGACATAGAAAGAGAAATTAAAAAACATGCCGATCCAAAGAGGGCCAAAAGCTCTCTTTGGTTTTTTAAGACCAGGAAAGGCGAATACGGAGAAGGGGATGTATTTTTGGGTATAAATAATCCAACAGCGAGAAAAATCGCCAAAGAATTCAGTTCTTTGGCGATTAATGATTTATCCAAAGTCATAAAAAGCAAATTTCATGAGGAGAGGTTGATTGCCCTACTGATTTTGGTATCAAAATTCCAAAAGACTGACGAAGAAAACAGGAGAAAAATTTATAATTTCTATTTGAAGCATACTCAATATATTAATAATTGGGATTTAGTGGATTTGTCAGCGTATAAAATCGTCGGCGCGTATCTGGAAGACAAGGATAAAAAAATACTTTATGAATTAGCCAAATCTAAAAGTATCTGGAAAAGAAGAATCGCCATACTTTCAACTTTTCATTATATTGGGCATGGCAACTCACGAGAAGCACTGAAGATTGCGGAAATTTTACTTAACGATAAGCATGATTTAATTCATAAAGCGGTTGGTTGGATGTTGAGGGAAATCGGTAAGTGCTGCGGAGAAGAAATCGAGGAGAAATTTTTGAGGAAATATTATAAAATTATGCCGAGAACAATGTTGCGTTATGCGATTGAGAGATTTGGCGAGAAAAAAAGAAAGTTTTATTTAAATTGACTAATATAATTGATTTGTGCTACGCTTATAATTAAGTGAAAAGGTCGTTAATAAATAATTAAAAAAGTTTCTATTCGCAATTTGAATTAAAATATTCGTTAAGTTTATTTTAGAATAAATTGTTCGTAAAATTACATTGTAATGTTTAGAAAAAGAGACGATTCTCCAAGGCCAAAGGTTCAGGGAAACTGGAAATGTTCCAAGTGTGGAACAGAAATTACCGAGTTGCCATTTACGCCTTCTGGCGACCTTCCAATCTTTTGCGCAACGTGCCATAGAGAAAGGATGGACCAGAGAGGAGGAGGCAGCGGAAGAGGTAATTTCGAAAGAAAAAGAGTTCAGGGAAACTGGAAATGTTCCAAGTGTGGAGCTGGTATTACAGAACTTCCATTTGAACCCAGAGAAGGACAGGAAATTCTTTGCAGAGATTGCTATCGCAGCCAAAAGGGCTATTAAAATCTTGTAATAAAAAACCCCGTCCGCCGGCTGGCGGACGGGGTTTTTTAGTTTTAATTATGTTATAATGAGAATATATGAAAAAGAAAATTATAATTTTGGGAATCGCGATTATCGTAATTCTAGCAGTTGTTTATTTGCTAAAAACAGAGACCATGAAAGTAGGAGTTTATTTTAATAATAGCAGAATGGATCCTGAAGTTTCCTGCAACAAAGTTTTTCCGGTTGAAAGGATGGTTCCAAAAACACAGGCGATTGCCAGGGTGGCTATAGAAGAATTATTAAAAGGACCGACAGAAACAGAAAAATCCCAAGATTTTTTCACCAGTATTAATTCCGGAGTGAAAATCCAGGGATTGGTTATTGAAGAAGGCGTGGCGAAAATTGATTTTGACGAACAAATAGAATTTCAAGTAGGAGGTTCTTGTAAAGTATCGGCAATACGCAGCCAGATTATTGAAACATTAAAACAATTCTCAACAGTTGAAAGCGTGATTATCTCGGTTAATGGAAGAACAGAAGATATTTTGCAGCCGTAAGGTTTTAATTTTCAATGACAAAAATATCAGTGACAACAAAATCAGTGCCGTTCTTTAAACTATCGTAAATATTTATTTTTGAAGAGATGTTTATATTGTCTCCGACTTTCAGGTCGCTTAATTGAAGCGATACTTCTTCGGGATAAATTTGTTCTGTATTGTCTTTGATTTCTGTCGGGAATATTAGTTTGGTTATTTTTGTCTGGTCGTCAATTGTTATCTCTATTGTTGTTTTTACCAGCTCTTGAGTTAAGTCAACTAAAGGAATTAGGGCTGTAAGCGTCAAGGTTTTGTCTTTGATTTTTTTAATTTCTCCCGGGAAGCCGTAAATTTCTTTGGCGATATCAAGGTTTTCTATTTTGTTGTCGCTGATTCTCGGCTGGTCGTTAAGCATTAGAACGAGCGCCGTGACAAGAAGAATAATCACCACGACAATTATTATCAAAAGAGGTATTTTTATCTTTCCCATATATTTAAAATATTAATTATTATCCTTATTAATTATACCACAATTTAGAAAAATAAAACAATTATTATGAAAGTAGAGCTATTGAAATACAAATCATATCTGAAAATGATAAAGAACTCTGTCGGAACAAAGATGTTCAGGAATCTTTATTTGGAAAAAGACGGAAAAGAAATTGACGCAACAAAGAACGGCAACCTTTCCTGTGCGTTCTTCGTTTCTAATGTTTTATTGATGTGGGGAATGATTTCCGAAGGCCATGCCATAGTGGAAAGAACCACAGAAGATATGAAAAAAAACGGCTGGCAGGAAATTGCCAAGAGCAAAATTAAACCTGGAGACGTGATTGTCTGGGAAAAACAAATAACCCCAAATGGCAAGCTTCATTTGCATAATGGTTTTTATATTGGCGATAAAAAAGCCATAAGTAATTATTATAAAATGAAAACACCCGTTATTCATAATTGGGATTGCAATGGCAAAAGAAAAATAATTGCAGTTTATCACTATCCGAAATTTAAATGAAAAAGATTTTAAAAATAATTTTATTGGCAATTCTTGCTGTTATAATAATCCTTGCTGTATATCTATTTGTCGGTAAAGCGAAGCCAGCGGATAAAGTTGAATGGGGCGTGACTTTCAGCAAGAGATACGCGATTGATTTGGGACTGGATTGGCAGAAAACCTTTTTGGCGATTTTAGATGATTTAAAAACCAAAAGGATCAGAATTCTTGCTTACTGGGACGAAGTTGAAGCTGAAGAGGGTAAATATGATTTTAAAGATTTGGAATGGCAGCTTTTAGAAATTGAAAGGCATGGCGGAGAGGCGATTTTTACTTTGGGTAGGAGAATGCCACGCTGGCCGGAATGTTTTGAGCCAGGATGGGCGCAGAATCT is a window from the Patescibacteria group bacterium genome containing:
- a CDS encoding DNA alkylation repair protein, with the protein product MAIDDIEREIKKHADPKRAKSSLWFFKTRKGEYGEGDVFLGINNPTARKIAKEFSSLAINDLSKVIKSKFHEERLIALLILVSKFQKTDEENRRKIYNFYLKHTQYINNWDLVDLSAYKIVGAYLEDKDKKILYELAKSKSIWKRRIAILSTFHYIGHGNSREALKIAEILLNDKHDLIHKAVGWMLREIGKCCGEEIEEKFLRKYYKIMPRTMLRYAIERFGEKKRKFYLN
- a CDS encoding GerMN domain-containing protein; protein product: MKKKIIILGIAIIVILAVVYLLKTETMKVGVYFNNSRMDPEVSCNKVFPVERMVPKTQAIARVAIEELLKGPTETEKSQDFFTSINSGVKIQGLVIEEGVAKIDFDEQIEFQVGGSCKVSAIRSQIIETLKQFSTVESVIISVNGRTEDILQP
- a CDS encoding C40 family peptidase; protein product: MKVELLKYKSYLKMIKNSVGTKMFRNLYLEKDGKEIDATKNGNLSCAFFVSNVLLMWGMISEGHAIVERTTEDMKKNGWQEIAKSKIKPGDVIVWEKQITPNGKLHLHNGFYIGDKKAISNYYKMKTPVIHNWDCNGKRKIIAVYHYPKFK